GTTCTGGCCAAGGCGGGCGATCTGGCCGCGATCCTGACCAACCTGGAGGCGCGCGACGTTCTCTTCATCGATGAGATCCACCGGCTGAACCCGGCGGTCGAGGAGGTGCTTTATCCCGCGCTCGAGGATTTCGAACTGGACCTCGTGATCGGCGAGGGGCCGGCGGCGCGTACCGTGCGGATCGAGCTGCAACCCTTCACGCTGGTCGGTGCCACCACGCGGCTCGGCCTGCTGACAACGCCCTTGCGCGACCGGTTCGGCATTCCCGTGCGGCTGCAATTCTACACCGACGCGGAACTGGAACAGATCGTCTCGCGCGGGGCGCGTCTGATGGGCGTGCCCGCCGATGCGGACGGGCTGGCCGAGATTGCGCGGCGCGCGCGCGGCACGCCCAGAATCGCCGGGCGGCTGTTGCGCCGGGTGGTCGATTTCGCGCTGGTCGAGGGCGACGGTCGGATCACCCGTGCGGTGGCCGACCACGCGCTGACCCGGATGGAGGTGGACGCGATGGGCCTGGACGGGGCGGACCGCCGCTACCTGCGGCTGATCGCCGAGAACTACGTGGGCGGCCCGGTCGGCATCGAGACGCTGTCGGCGGCGCTGTCGGAAGCGCGCGATGCGCTGGAGGAGGTGATCGAGCCCTACCTGTTGCAACAGGGGCTGATCCAGCGCACGCCGCGCGGGCGGATGCTGGCGCCGAAGGCCTGGACGCATCTCGGCCTTGCCCCGCCGCGCCCGCCGGGGCAGGGCACCCTGTTCGACGGATGACCTCATTGCTCTCGTCCGGCCGCGCCGCTAAGGCGGTGCCATGAGTATTTGGGCCAAGAAGAAGGTGCCGGGATGACGTCCGACGCGGTCGAGGCCCTGTTCACGCGCGCGGACGGCGCCTATCTGTTCGCGCGCTGGGGCCGGCCCATCGCGCCGGTGGTCTTCGGCGTGACCGACGAGACGCTCGCCACCGTCAAGGGCGCCTGCGAGGCGGTGGCGGCGCTGGCGAGCCACGAGCTTGCCGAAACCGACCCGGAACTGGGCGCGAACCTGATGGTCTTCTTCTTCCGCGACTGGGCGGAGCTTGCGCAGGTGCCCGATCTCGACCGGCTGGTGCCAGACCTTGGGCCACTGGTCGACCGGCTCGGGGCGGCGGGGGCCAACCAGTACCGCTTCTTCCGGTTCGACGCGGCGGGCGGCATCAAGGCGGCCTTCGTCTTTGTCCGCATGGATGACGAACTGGCCGGGCTGCCGGCCGAGACCATCGCGCTGAACCAGATGGTCCAGACGATCCTGCTGTGGTCCGACACCGCCTTCACCGATCAGAGCCCGCTCGCCCGCACGCCGGAGGGCACGCTGGTCCTGCGCCCGGAGATCGCGGACGTGATCCGAGCGGGCTATGACCCGGTGATGCCGGTGATGGCGGACGATCGGGCCCATGCGCTGCGGCTGGCGGCGCGGATGAGGGGTGTGCAATGACCCACCGTTTCCAGTGCCGCGTTTATTACGAAGACACCGACCTCGCCGGGATCGTCTATTACGCCAACTACCTGAAATTCATCGAGCGCGCGCGCAGCGAGTGGGTGCGGGAGCTGGGAGTGGACCAGGTGCGGCTCAAGGCCGAGCACGGCCTCGTCTTCGCCGTGCGCCGGGTCGAGGCGGATTACTTGGCTCCCGCGCGGTTCGACGACCTTCTGACGGTCGAGACCGATGTCGCGCAGGTCACGCCCGCGCGGCTCATTCTCGACCAGCGGGTGCTGCGCGCGGGGGCCGTGCTGTTCACCGCCGGCGTGACCGTCGTCGCCCTCGGGGCGGCCGGGCGGCCCGTGCGGCTTCCGGCAGAGTTCCGCCAATCGCTGCAGACCGACTGAGCGCCGCCGCGCGCTGACGCGGTTGTGTTGGCAATCCCCCTAAAAACCGCGTAAACTCCGGTGTAACAAGGGCCGGAGAACAACGGCCACCACAGGCGAGCAGGCATAATGGAACCCGACACCCTTGCGATGGCGCAGGAGATCGACTTCTCCTTGCTGGCGCTTTTTGCGCGCGCCACCTTCACCGTCCAGATCGTGATGATCCTGTTGATCGTGGCCTCTTTCTGGTCCTGGGCGATCATCATCCAGAAGCTGATCAACTATCGCACCGCACGCGCCGAGGCGCAGGGATTCGACGAGGCGTTCTGGTCGGGCGAGCCGCTGGACGAGTTGTTCGACAAGATCGGGCCCGAGCCCGCCGCGGCGCCGGCGCGTATCTTCGCCGCCGGCATGATGGAGTGGCGCCGCAGCCACCGTCAGGATGGCGGGCTGATCCCCGGCGCGGCGGCGCGGATCGACCGGTCGATGGACGTGGCCATCGCCAAGGAGGCGGACGAGCTGAACGGCGGGCTGTCCTTCCTGGCCACGGTGGGCTCGACCGCGCCCTTCGTCGGGCTGTTCGGCACGGTCTGGGGCATCAAGCACGCGTTCGAGCAGATCGCGCTCCAGCAGAACACCAACCTGGCGGTCGTGGCGCCGGGCATCGCCGAGGCGCTGCTGGCCACCGGTCTCGGGCTTCTGGCCGCGATCCCGGCGGTGATCTTCTACAACAAGCTCTCGTCGGACAGCGACCGGATCGTCGGCGGCTACGAGTCCTTCGCCGACGAGTTCTCGACCATCCTCTCGCGCCAGCTGGATTCCTGAGATGGGCGCCACCCTGACCCCCCGGCAGAACTCGGGCGGCAAGCGGGTGCGCCGGCACCGCCGCCACCCCCCCGCCATGTCCGAGATCAACGTCACGCCCTTCGTCGACGTGATGCTGGTGCTGCTGATCATCTTCATGGTCGCCGCGCCGCTGTTGACCGTGGGCGTGCCCGTCGAACTGCCCGAGACGGCCGCCGAGTCCCTGCCCGCGGCCCAGGAAGAGCCGCTCGCCGTGACGCTGACCGCCGATGGCCGCGTGATGCTGCAGGAAACCGAGGTGGCGGCGGAGGTGCTGATCCCCCGGTTGCGTGCGGTCGCGGCCGAGCGCGAGGATGACAAAGTCTATCTGCGCGCGGACGGGTCGATCGCATATGAACGCGTGGCGCAGGTGATGGGCGCGCTCAACGCCGCGGGGTTCCGCGATATCGGGCTTGTGACGGACACCGGCGGACCGACGCTGGACGGCACCGAATAGGGCGGGTGATGACCACCGGCATCTATATCTCGGGGGCGGGGCACCTGATGCTGATCGCGTGGGTGCTGTTCGGCGGGCTGTTCTGGGCGCCGAAGCCGCGACCGATGGAGGTGACGGACGTGACGATCCTGTCGGGCGAGGAATTCGCGGCCCTGACCGCACCGGCCGCGGCACCGCAGGCCCCCGCCCAGGATGTCCAGGCGCCCGATCCGCCCGAGGTGGCCGCCTCTCCGCGCCCCGCGCCGGCGCCCGAGAACCGCCCCGAACGGCCCGCGCCTCCCGCGCCGCAGGAAACGCCGGCCCCCGATGCCGCGCCCGACACCAGCGGCATCCAGCCGCTGCCGGACACCGAGGTGACCGAGACGGTGCCTCCGCTCGCCCCGCCGCCGCCCGAGGAGACCGACGCGCCGGAGGGGCCGGTGGTCGACACCGCCCCGCCCCGCCCCGCGCCGCGCGTGGCCCCCGAGGCGGCGCCCGCCCCGCCCGAGGACGCGGTCGTGGCCCTGCAGCCGCGCGAGGCGGTGCGCCCCGACGAAAGTGCCGACGCGCCGGCGACCGAGGAGGTCGAGGAAGCCGCGCCCGAGGAGGCGACGACCGAGATCGTGACCGAGGCCGAGGAACGGCCCGAAACCGGCCTTGCCATGGCGTCCTCGCCCCGTCCGCGGGGCCGGCCCGCGCGCCCCGACCCGCTGCCGGAGGCCGCATCCGAAACGGACACCGCCGAGACCTCCGCCCCGGAGGACGGTCCTGCCGAGGACCCGCTGGCCGACGCGGTCGCGGGTGCCGTGGCCGATGCCCTGTCCGACAGCCCCGCCGACGAGGCCCGCGCGGGCCGCGGGACCGCGGCCGTGGGGCCGCCGATCACCGCCGGCGAGCGCGATGCGCTGCGCGTCGCGGTTTCGCGCTGCTGGAACGTGGGATCGCTGTCGACAGAGGCGCTGGGCACGTCCGTCGTCGTCGGTGTCGACATGGAGGAGACCGGCCGCCCGCGGATCGACACGATCCGGCTCATCTCCTGGGAGGGTGGCTCGGAGGCCGCGGCGCGGCAAACCTACGAATCCGCCCGCCGCGCCATCGTGCGCTGCGGCGCGTCGGGATTTCCGCTGCCGGTCGAGAAATACGACCAATGGCGCGAGATCGAGATGACGTTTAATCCAGAGAACATGAGGATTCGATAGATGCTGCGCGTTTTGACCCTGGCCTTCGCCCTTGTTCTTGGGACGCTTCCGGCGTTCGCCCAGTCCGGACCGCTGCGGATCGAGATCGACGAGGGCGTGATCGAGCCCTTGCCCTTCGCGATCCCCGGTTTCGTGGCCGAGAACGCCGCGGCCGCGGACTACGCGCAGAACCTCGCCCGCGTGGTCGCCGCCGACCTTGCCGGCACCGGGCTGTTCCGGGAAATCCCGGCCGAGGCGCATATCTCCTCGGTCACCAGCTTCGACAGCCCGGTGCAATATGCCGACTGGAAGGCGATCAACGCGCAGGCGCTCATCACCGGCGCGGTGGCGGTCGACGGCAACGGGCGGCTGACCGTCAAGTTCCGGCTCTTCGATGTCTTTTCCAACGCTCAGCTCGGCGACGGTCTGCAATTCGGCGGCTCGGCCTCCAGTTGGCGGCGCGTCGCCCACAAGGTCGCAGACCAGGTCTATGCGCGGATCACTGGCGAAGGCGGCTATTTCGACAGCCGCGTGGTCTTCGTGGCCGTTTCCGGGCCGAAGGGGGCGCGCCAGAAGCGGCTGGCGATCATGGATTACGACGGGGCGAACGCGCAATACCTGACGGATGCCTCGGCGCTGGTGCTGGCGCCGCGCTTTTCGCCAACGGGCGATCGGGTGCTCTACACGAGCTACGAGACCGGGTTTCCGCGGATCTACCTGCTCGACCTGACCACCGCCGCGCGGCGCGCGCTCGACGAGCAGCCCGGCACCATGACCTTCGCGCCACGCTTCGCGCCGAACGGCCGGCAGGTGGTGTTCTCGCTCGCCCAGGGCGGCAATACCGACCTTTACATGCTGGACCTCGGCAGCGGCCGGCGCACGCGGCTGACCCAGGCGCCCTCGATCGAGACGGCGCCCAGCTTCTCGCCGGACGGGCGCCAGGTCGTGTTCGAAAGCGACCGTTCGGGCACCCAGCAACTTTACATCATGCCCGCCTCGGGCGGCGAGGCGCGGCGCATCTCCTTCGGGCAGGGCCGCTACAGCACGCCCGTGTGGTCGCCGCGCGGCGA
This genomic window from Rhodovulum sp. ES.010 contains:
- the tolR gene encoding protein TolR, with amino-acid sequence MGATLTPRQNSGGKRVRRHRRHPPAMSEINVTPFVDVMLVLLIIFMVAAPLLTVGVPVELPETAAESLPAAQEEPLAVTLTADGRVMLQETEVAAEVLIPRLRAVAAEREDDKVYLRADGSIAYERVAQVMGALNAAGFRDIGLVTDTGGPTLDGTE
- the ruvB gene encoding Holliday junction branch migration DNA helicase RuvB, with translation MTEPDPTLRPDKRPEDADRALRPETLDEFIGQAEARANLRVFLQSARQRGEAMDHALFHGPPGLGKTTLAQIVARELGVNFRMTSGPVLAKAGDLAAILTNLEARDVLFIDEIHRLNPAVEEVLYPALEDFELDLVIGEGPAARTVRIELQPFTLVGATTRLGLLTTPLRDRFGIPVRLQFYTDAELEQIVSRGARLMGVPADADGLAEIARRARGTPRIAGRLLRRVVDFALVEGDGRITRAVADHALTRMEVDAMGLDGADRRYLRLIAENYVGGPVGIETLSAALSEARDALEEVIEPYLLQQGLIQRTPRGRMLAPKAWTHLGLAPPRPPGQGTLFDG
- the ybgC gene encoding tol-pal system-associated acyl-CoA thioesterase, whose product is MTHRFQCRVYYEDTDLAGIVYYANYLKFIERARSEWVRELGVDQVRLKAEHGLVFAVRRVEADYLAPARFDDLLTVETDVAQVTPARLILDQRVLRAGAVLFTAGVTVVALGAAGRPVRLPAEFRQSLQTD
- the tolB gene encoding Tol-Pal system beta propeller repeat protein TolB, with amino-acid sequence MLRVLTLAFALVLGTLPAFAQSGPLRIEIDEGVIEPLPFAIPGFVAENAAAADYAQNLARVVAADLAGTGLFREIPAEAHISSVTSFDSPVQYADWKAINAQALITGAVAVDGNGRLTVKFRLFDVFSNAQLGDGLQFGGSASSWRRVAHKVADQVYARITGEGGYFDSRVVFVAVSGPKGARQKRLAIMDYDGANAQYLTDASALVLAPRFSPTGDRVLYTSYETGFPRIYLLDLTTAARRALDEQPGTMTFAPRFAPNGRQVVFSLAQGGNTDLYMLDLGSGRRTRLTQAPSIETAPSFSPDGRQVVFESDRSGTQQLYIMPASGGEARRISFGQGRYSTPVWSPRGDLIAFTKQNRGRFHIGVMRTDGSEERLLTSSFLDEGPTWSPNGRVIMFTRETAGAEGAPALYSVDITGRNLRRVPYQGAASDPAWSPLLP
- the tolQ gene encoding protein TolQ: MEPDTLAMAQEIDFSLLALFARATFTVQIVMILLIVASFWSWAIIIQKLINYRTARAEAQGFDEAFWSGEPLDELFDKIGPEPAAAPARIFAAGMMEWRRSHRQDGGLIPGAAARIDRSMDVAIAKEADELNGGLSFLATVGSTAPFVGLFGTVWGIKHAFEQIALQQNTNLAVVAPGIAEALLATGLGLLAAIPAVIFYNKLSSDSDRIVGGYESFADEFSTILSRQLDS